One stretch of Clupea harengus chromosome 2, Ch_v2.0.2, whole genome shotgun sequence DNA includes these proteins:
- the LOC105898259 gene encoding SLAM family member 8-like isoform X1: MAAIQRAITSLLIFTSVTSVFSGDVYGIINGSVEISAAQVTKDTNVYAITWKHNKDKAADWYEGDDAPTYYDIFKSVTTLDMQTWALNISNLQTHFSGKYSAEVNNKDPTQFVTLTVLDAVSQPNITQVCNPSSCTLTCKATEDEHSQYTWTDSRGERKDGPVWTVENRAEDQDVTYTCNISNPVSWKIETFTVPGRIAYEIILGIGSAVLVVLVLIGIGSYYCRKRKTGKLDLKTGQSSPETEERSIPMRNNDNTVEHIELSQKLLGQRNGASNRVHWHATHAENGDASHEVSINLDELSVINNGTVAELPNGTCSEATIQTDDASNSVHGHATNAENGDASHEVVINLHVGAELMPQ, encoded by the exons ATGGCTGCAATACAACGTGCCATAACAAGTCTTCTGATTTTCACATCAGTGACATCAG TCTTTTCAGGTGACGTATATGGCATCATAAATGGATCTGTTGAGATCTCGGCAGCGCAAGTGACAAAAGACACCAATGTTTACGCAATTACCTGGAAACACAACAAGGACAAAGCTGCAGACTGGTATGAGGGAGATGATGCGCCAACCTATTATGACATATTTAAATCTGTCACCACACTGGATATGCAAACCTGGGCCTTGAACATCTCAAACCTCCAGACACATTTCAGTGGGAAATATTCAGCTGAGGTGAACAACAAGGACCCAACTCAGTTTGTGACCTTAACTGTACTTG atgctgtttctcagcctaACATTACTCAAGTCTGCAACCCCAGCAGCTGCACCCTGACCTGTAAGGCAACGGAGGACGAGCACTCTCAGTACACCTGGACAGATAGCAGGGGTGAGAGGAAGGATGGGCCTGTGTGGACTGTGGAGAACAGAGCTGAAGACCAGGATGTTACCTACACCTGTAATATCAGTAATCCAGTGAGCTGGAAGATTGAAACTTTCACTGTGCCAGGCAGGATTGCTTATG AAATAATCCTTGGAATTGGTTCTGCTGTTCTTGTTGTTCTTGTCTTGATTGGGATTGGGAGCTACTACTGTAGGAAAAGGAAGACTG GTAAATTGGATCTAAAAACTGGACAGTCATCACCGGAAACTGAAG AGAGGTCAATCCCTATGAGGAACAATGACAACACTGTAGAACATATTGAGCTATCACAAAAACTCCTCGGCCAGAGAAATG GTGCATCAAATAGAGTCCATTGGCATGCTACACATGCAGAGAATGGTGATGCATCACATGAAGTGTCAATTAATCTGGATG AGCTATCAGTCATTAATAATGGGACTGTTGCTGAATTACCAAATGGAACGTGCAGTGAAGCAACCATCCAGACTGACG ACGCATCAAATAGTGTCCATGGGCATGCTACAAATGCAGAGAATGGTGACGCATCACATGAAGTGGTAATTAATCTGCATG TGGGAGCAGAACTGATGCCACAGTAG
- the LOC105898259 gene encoding CD48 antigen-like isoform X2, with protein sequence MTGQSITLQAEVPNVHEEVIQWAHNNTIIAHWDEEEQQTKCLFLNTEFDKQTLSLTISDLKSNWSGFYAFKINNDNKVIYQVTVTDAVSQPNITQVCNPSSCTLTCKATEDEHSQYTWTDSRGERKDGPVWTVENRAEDQDVTYTCNISNPVSWKIETFTVPGRIAYEIILGIGSAVLVVLVLIGIGSYYCRKRKTGKLDLKTGQSSPETEERSIPMRNNDNTVEHIELSQKLLGQRNGASNRVHWHATHAENGDASHEVSINLDELSVINNGTVAELPNGTCSEATIQTDDASNSVHGHATNAENGDASHEVVINLHVGAELMPQ encoded by the exons ATGACAGGACAATCCATCACTCTTCAAGCAGAAGTACCAAATGTACACGAGGAGGTCATTCAGTGggcacacaataacacaatcaTTGCACATTGGGATGAAGAAGAGCAACAAACAAAATGCCTCTTTCTAAACACAGAGTTTGACAAGCAAACGTTGTCTCTAACCATCTCAGATCTCAAATCAAATTGGAGTGGCTTTTatgcatttaaaataaataatgacaaCAAAGTGATCTATCAGGTCACTGTAACTG atgctgtttctcagcctaACATTACTCAAGTCTGCAACCCCAGCAGCTGCACCCTGACCTGTAAGGCAACGGAGGACGAGCACTCTCAGTACACCTGGACAGATAGCAGGGGTGAGAGGAAGGATGGGCCTGTGTGGACTGTGGAGAACAGAGCTGAAGACCAGGATGTTACCTACACCTGTAATATCAGTAATCCAGTGAGCTGGAAGATTGAAACTTTCACTGTGCCAGGCAGGATTGCTTATG AAATAATCCTTGGAATTGGTTCTGCTGTTCTTGTTGTTCTTGTCTTGATTGGGATTGGGAGCTACTACTGTAGGAAAAGGAAGACTG GTAAATTGGATCTAAAAACTGGACAGTCATCACCGGAAACTGAAG AGAGGTCAATCCCTATGAGGAACAATGACAACACTGTAGAACATATTGAGCTATCACAAAAACTCCTCGGCCAGAGAAATG GTGCATCAAATAGAGTCCATTGGCATGCTACACATGCAGAGAATGGTGATGCATCACATGAAGTGTCAATTAATCTGGATG AGCTATCAGTCATTAATAATGGGACTGTTGCTGAATTACCAAATGGAACGTGCAGTGAAGCAACCATCCAGACTGACG ACGCATCAAATAGTGTCCATGGGCATGCTACAAATGCAGAGAATGGTGACGCATCACATGAAGTGGTAATTAATCTGCATG TGGGAGCAGAACTGATGCCACAGTAG